In Ostrea edulis chromosome 6, xbOstEdul1.1, whole genome shotgun sequence, a single window of DNA contains:
- the LOC125646586 gene encoding uncharacterized protein LOC125646586, whose protein sequence is MSAEEYFDLPIIALKEALQDPGNGGQKVVKALESVGFMGIVDIPAFDVEKLRQCCTWFFDLPWDIKQTLMKKTFNKKNKNVYRGYFPVVENLSSRKEGFEIAADVSSDDPDVLMGNWFYEKSIWPPENGDFDFQATMIEMYNRLHQIAMDILRLASIGLGIKEDSFEYLFKDKPCSTFRLLHYPPWNGTPPENAVIEGGKVVTTPVHTDSCFLTLLATFQFHGLEVQTPAGKWLPVRPVAKGLVMNVADVLSKVVGGRFVATQHRVLDIGVDRFSVPFFLEPRFDADINVNIVTQCKGEGHSRDVVKYGPWVLKRMEAKGFFEFKELPKFLFNA, encoded by the coding sequence ATAATTGCTCTTAAGGAAGCTCTACAGGATCCAGGGAATGGCGGTCAGAAGGTTGTGAAGGCACTGGAGAGTGTCGGGTTTATGGGGATAGTGGATATTCCTGCATTTGACGTGGAAAAACTAAGACAATGTTGTACGTGGTTCTTTGACTTACCCTGGGATATTAAACAGACTCTCATGAAAAAGACTTTTaacaagaaaaataaaaacgTGTATCGAGGATATTTTCCAGTGGTAGAAAACTTATCAAGCAGAAAAGAAGGATTTGAAATCGCAGCAGACGTTTCATCAGACGACCCTGACGTTCTTATGGGCAATTGGTTTTACGAGAAATCGATCTGGCCACCcgaaaacggcgattttgacTTCCAGGCAACGATGATAGAAATGTACAACCGTTTGCATCAAATTGCAATGGATATTCTAAGGCTAGCTTCAATTGGATTGGGAATAAAAGAGGATTCGTTTGAATATTTGTTTAAGGATAAACCATGTTCTACATTCAGGTTGCTACATTATCCACCATGGAATGGAACGCCTCCTGAAAATGCCGTCATAGAGGGCGGTAAAGTCGTCACTACTCCTGTTCACACAGACTCTTGTTTTCTGACTCTATTGGCAACCTTCCAGTTCCATGGACTAGAGGTACAAACGCCTGCAGGAAAATGGTTGCCCGTGCGACCAGTTGCAAAGGGCCTCGTTATGAATGTCGCTGACGTACTCAGCAAAGTCGTAGGTGGGCGCTTTGTTGCTACCCAACATCGAGTGCTTGACATTGGTGTTGACAGGTTCTCCGTGCCGTTTTTCTTGGAGCCTCGATTTGATGCCGACATAAACGTGAACATTGTGACTCAGTGTAAGGGAGAAGGACATTCACGAGATGTCGTGAAATATGGCCCTTGGGTCTTAAAACGAATGGAAGCTAAAGGATTCTTTGAATTTAAAGAGCTTCCAAAATTTTTGTTTAATGCATAA